The genomic interval GGCTTCGGGCACCTACTCGAGAACAGGGGCGGCAGCACAGGCTTCGGGCGCCTACTCGAGAACAAGTGGCAAACACCACCGGATTGAGGATCGGGAGGGGCTCTTCCCAATTTTCCACTGAGGAGAAAGCAGACACTGAAATGGACCCCAGCAAGACTCCCAGAGTCTCCTCCCATCCATGGTCTCTCCTCTTCTTTTTCCGGCATGCTGGCATTGCAGGGGCTTTTAAGAAGTCCAGCAGCTCGATCGACAGGGCAGGAGGACCCCCACAATCCAAGGTAACTTGCCGGATCATTTACCCCGCGACTCAGCTTCTTCGTTGGGTTAAATTCCTCCGCATCTCTTTCGCGAGGTGCCGATCCTCGGAAGGGGTGATCCTTTGCAGGTTTTCCCTCGACCGGAACATTAAGTCTCTGGCAGCTGGGTCCTCCCTCATTTTGGGCTGCCGGAGCCAGTAGATCACCGTGTCCACCAGAGTCATGTAGTCTTCGTTGGTGAGGCGAGGTGCCATTCTGTCACGACTAATAGGCACAGAGTGGGGACACAGGAGCAGGAGTCGGAGGAAGCTGGGTgaacacggggtttattcggaaGCTACACACTTAGGACCACGTATCGACGCTATGACATTAATAACtggactagggaaacagactGATACGGACTTATATATACCACACTAATCAACAGGACttgaaacagctgggaacatgGGAATTCCACACAGTAGAGAGGGGGGCGTGGTACACAGAAGGGTcaggacgatcggggcatgacaacaTTATATACAATTAAGGCAGCATTTCCATTCCCTGTGACCTGTGAGAATCACGGAGTAGTTGTGATATCAAGcatgtagatttgggtatggacggTAGGGACATGTCCTTACCGATATTGTAGGAGTATCCTGTGTGTTTATGGGGCGGAGGGTGTAGGTATCAGATTCAGACTGAATGATTAGTTGACTTAAGGTGAAACCACCACCTACAAATAACACACAAAATGTACTCATCCCTGTACTCTGGATCACCCTTACATTTTTACTAGTAGCACAGGGTACAGTTCTTAGTGTTTGTGTGATTTAGCTTTCGCCCTTGCAAGGTGCAGTTGTACTCTCTGAAATAGGTACAGCGGTCATCTCTGCAGCATATGACTGCACTTTTCTCCTGTGGCATAAAAGCTTTTTATGTGCTTTTGAACCAGGACCTCGCACATCAGTATTAAAGGGCATCAGGACTGTATTGAAATTTAAACCTCTCTGAGCTGCACAAAACTGTAAAACTGGGTCAAAGTTTGAAAGTCCAGCCATCTGATAAAGGTGGGCATACACAGAACAGAGTCCAACACCTTAGCTTGACCTATGTAGCCTGTGATGGGCCACTCAATAGCTTCCCCACTGAGCCAGGTAaaacttttaatattaataattgaAAAAAATGCCCAGTGACTTTATTGTATATAGTTATACTGTATGTAAGTTAGGTTTTGTGAAGGGTTCTTACTTGTATATGTAGTATTGTAATCAGTTGATAAgtaaaaaacaaattatttgcATTGCATATTACATAGGCTATGACGGTGGTCAGCTAATAAAATAGAAATTTAATGTAGCCTTTAAATTGACTGTTGAGAGGTGAACCTTGAGACTGGCTGTTGGACGCTTAATATTTTAAGAATTTTAAGCGTATTAAAATTGTATAACTACAACAAATATCCCTGTAAACTGATATGTCTGTTATGAAAAGCACTATGATAAAATATTACCCTAAAGTAGCCACTTAAAAGGCTGTTGGATGAATGTTAAGAATATAACTATGACAATTGTTGTAATAttcttgtatgtatgtataatgtatatagAATTATTATTGTGTATGTATAATAACTATTACTAATGGTACTAATAAAATATGAATCTGAAGTGGCTGCAAAGAAAAGGTTAAtttctttatgaccagatatgtcTGCGAGAAATCTGGCGATTATTGGTGgctgttttggtacattaaGTCACGTTAAACCTTAACGTaagataaagtccatattcGTAGCATTtaggttttgattttttgtcaggtgaaagtctttagggccagatatatgtgtgagaattttggtgattattggtccctattttggtacattaaaccccattaagctttttcacattacgcgttttagaatgtcccacAACTCAGTGCAATGGAAGGCGATACCTCCCACGTGTTAACAGCAAAGCATGCAATCACACCCGACAAAATGTACAATCTGCAATACACACTCTAAGTAAGGAAATGAGCAGTACATTCCGTGTTAAAAGAATCGCCCTCAACAAACCCTGCTACAAACCTCGGCTAAAACTTCATCGGCTCACGTTCATACGCACATGCACATCAAAGGTAATTGTTAAAAGGACGGTTACTCCCCTGGAGCGAGGAAATACCAGCCTCTCCGTCCTCCTCCAGACAAGGGAGAAGTTCAGTGCCATTTCACACCAGGCACACACCAAGCCCCTCCCCCCGCGAATCAACATAATCCCTCTTTATATGTCACAACCCACCCTTTAAAAAGACATCCCTCCACTCCTTCCAGATGCAACTCATCAGTAATCAAATAGCAGATACCCCATAGGCCCCTCACTATATTATTATTCAGGGAATCGAATCACTCACAATTAGAACTTGAAAACaagcatttttaattattttactttattccCATTTACTTTCCCTGTATTTCACTATTTTCCATTACTGTTACGTGGCATAGcatacatttaaatgcattgcatATTAAGTCGTCCTTGACAATTATTTCCGGTGACGGATCAGGGGTGTAATTTTTGTCGGAAAAACATAAGAAAAAACACACGAGGCGTGTATGAGGTGACAGTCACATGACAATATAGCTATATCAAGGCAGCGCTTCCCGAATGTTTATCTTACCAGTTTAACTTACCTACGGGTACGAAGATCTGTGTCTAGCGCGCTTGGTAGGTAAGTGACATCCCTGATTTTTACAAATGAAACAATTCCagttataaaatgcatatacaTGTTTAACTTTGTAGAAGGTTCCTAAAAAGTAGATGTACTTCAGAGGTTAATAGGTTTACTTTCACTTTCTACACTCGCAGCCACAATGCTTTGATTGACGCTTTATTGTAGGAATTACTTTTCAGATAAATATACGGGATACCATTCGCTTGAATGTTTGTTGTGATAAATAAGTACGATTCGTTTCCTTGTAAATTATGCGTTGatttgctttttattattatgtgcTGTACGTCCTGCGCACTTCATCATGCGGAGGACTAATAAAATACCAGTCTTTACTTTCGTTTAATCCTTCAATGTGGAATCAGTCTTTTAAACTTGATCTCATTCTATAATCAAAAAATACTTTATTCAATAAGCTTTTCATTTATAATCATTTCATCACCACAGGAAACATTGCACATTATACAATAGCCCAGTTTCGCTACCGTTTTTCTTCCTCGTCTATGACATGGCGTCGGATATTAATTGCATCTTTTGACTTGTGTTTTTTATGAACAGtggagacacacacatatagataGAATGCGTGCTATGTTTTGTCATTCAATCACAGTGATCACTAAAGTGCTATTTTATCTCACCAAACAAAGAATCAGTTGCAAGAAAGTATGAAATGATTTTCAAACAAATTTCCCTCACATTGGTGCAGCAGCGTATttctacggagcccctaaggggacaaaggaggagaaaaaaaaatggcagaagaaaaaaaaaaaagtcatttttttGCGTtttaacccaaaacttttgcattataacccaaaacctttgcgatataacccaaaacctttgcattataacccaaaacttttgcgatataacccaaaacctttgcgttataacccaaaacttttgtgttataacccaaaatctttgcgttataacccaaaacttttgcgacatAAGGCAAAACTGTTGTGACTTTGAACTGGAAATATGAGTAATCAGTCAGTGTAAGGAACATAATTGATAGGAAAACATGGAGCGTTTAATAGAATTTTACTTTGATCTTGGTCTACAAtatatggacattcagtttgttctcGGATCTATGCATGATGTTCACATAAGTCTGAGGCAGATTAATAGGATTTCATGTGAAAGGGGATTATTCCAACGGAAAAAACTACTCCGACTTGGATGATGTAATTAACTTTAATTTGTGAGCAGCTTTTGCACTCTGGGCAGCTTCATGGTTATCGATGGATGtatgcaaaatgcagaataaatggaCTTCATGTGAGAAAAGAGTGTGCATTTGATTTATATTAATTcattataaacatgaaacaacaacaaaaaacgaaCAATTCTTTAGGCTTAAATCAACCTCAACAGATTAGCATTAATTAGCAATATTACTGAAACGTACTTTACCAAGGcttgctttacaaattactaattatgaattaaacaatcaaatcttaccacactgaactctaaaaattttttttaaccgttaaattagattaataagCGAAGCGGGGATCAACCACATTATGCAAACAGCGGCTTTGGAAGTTGCACTTGAATGACCAAAAGTACACTAGTCAcctgattttattgttgcattactacggaaaagttttgggttatatcgcaaaagttttgggttataacgcaaaagttttgggttataacgcaaagattttgggttataacgcaaaggttttgggttatatcgcaaaagttttgggttatatcgcaaaagttttatgttataacgcaaaacatgacgttttttttttttcttctgccgtttttttttctgcgttctTGTCACCTTGGGGGCTCCGTAGATAGGCTACGTAATGTatctataatacattttaatctGTTGTATTTGTATAAATTGAATTTGCCCGTGGTTAGATGTTAACTGCATTTAAATGGCTCTGTACTTGTACGCTGTACCATCTGTACTCTGTACTTGTACTCAGCACTGATGTCAAAATGGGGTCACAGgccaaaaaaggttgggaaccactgatgTATAGTCGGTCTTCCTACAACGCGTGATATCACACCGCGAATCTCAGTTGGAGAAAAATCAAAGCactatgttttatttatttaattaatacaggacaccatttactcatgccacacgctagcagacacacttgtcgtatagattattatattgaaTCCAACTTCACCgaaccagatgcgtgactattaataatcccgactacgtatttgcgctggatatcacccttatagccgaacaaaactactaaaagcggccctggggaccaaagtgtttgtccgttataagcgaaattccgctATATgtgagtccgctatatccgatgctttttctgcatgttctcaaaggcgcacggccgggaccagcggacctcgtccgttataaacgatattccgttataagcgagtccactataacgggattttactgtagtgattatcttaaaaatatttatgcTGTCATACATGAAGATATACGGTACcagaaatgattttttttttgagggtcTTTTCTGTAAAGATATCTGAAGCAACCTGctgttttaaaaatactttgttTTCTTTCACTTCCCTCCCAGAACATCTGGCTTACATTTTAACACAACACAACTttcccagaaaaggtgttggtgtCAGAATGTGGAAAATCCTGTTTATCGCCGCACTCTCTGGAGGAGCAGCGGCCCTGGTCAGTCAAGACCTGGATCAGGAATGGGAGACGTGGAAGAGCAAGTTTAACAAGTCCTACCCCAACAAGGTGAAGTCTCACAAATTTGACTAAACATGTGTTGGTACACCTGACATGGGCTTTTAATCAGTAACCACTTCAAAGTAATAAGCTGAGTGTGCCGATTGCGCTTTATTAGGGAACAATATGCCAATAGGAATATTTGGGATTTTTCTGTTGAGCCTAAATTATGCTCCATGTGGGGGCAGAATGAAGAGCTGAAACGGAGAGAGATTTGGGAGAAGAACCTGGAAATGATCACCCAGCACAACCTGGAGTTCTCCAAGGGGATGCACACCTATGACCTAGCTATGAACGACCGTGGGGACTTGGTGAGTCGTCGGCTTGTTGTCAGGTTGTAACCATTGGCAGATTATCCTTAAAGTTCAGGGCTGCATGTTGAATTATCCACTTCattatgtgttatttttatgaaatttcaTAGCAGATACATCTGTCTAATGTGATACATGTGATATATTTGTGTTAGATACCCGGCTTTAATACTGTGTTCAACAGAATTAAATAAGGGCCTCAAATAATGATGGTACatgttgttggggggggggggggggtgtatgcatgtttgtgtgctgcCAGAGAGCATTGAGGAAGATTTTGTCACCTCTGTTTTAGACCACAGAAGAGATGTCAGGTTGCCTGCTCCCCTTTCGAAAAAGACGTtcggtctgagctctggcaagcctgCAATGTTCCACCCAGCGTCCTAAGGCAAAGGTTCACTGGGGCCGACAAAGGTGGACCCAAATCACCAGATCACCACATTAAAGGgacctcacccccactgggtGGCCAGAACCTCACAGCCAAATTCCAGCGACAAGGCCTGACTGCctcaagacacagatgcatcctacacTCGCAAACTCACACTAACACAGGAGGTACAGTATCACCCCAGATCTACATTAGGGATAACAAGACAATCCAAAGGAACGACACACGAAAGGGAACAACCAAAGAActggtttcttcctgctagagggagcTTTTCCTTCAGGCTTGGTGGGGGTTCAGGCCGGTtatatgtaaagtgctttgtgacaatgactgttgttaaaagtgctatataaataaaattgaattgaattgaatcacAAACCAAACTCTGGTGAAACATGTTACTATTCCATCTGTAACTGTAAACCAAAAACTGCAGGTTACTATATTATTCCAACACCCTGAAGCCTTATGCCTGAAATTGATGCCATTGTAAAATGAATACAGTTACAATTACAAAAGTCTTCATAAAAGGTTCTTGTGCATATCAATGGCATATCAACACTTTCGGGTGGGTTCTTGTTTCTGTGGTTTTGTTACAATACTGCAGTACTTTGTTACAATATGTGAGCTTATTATTACCCTAATGTATTGAGTGTGTAGTTTTAACATTGCTGCAGCTAAGTAAAACTAAAATGAACAAATGTTGCCTGAAAAGAGACATTTTCTAGCAGATCTGTGTGCATTAATACACATGTGCAGTAAGACATTTTAATTGTGGAACAgtaaaaacagaatttgtttgAAACTTCTTTTGTATATTGGTTTCAAATGCAATGTTACTAACACtaagtaaattaaaaataaacccaTCAAACTGATTTCCTGATCATTCATTTCAGTcttttcctgatttttttttccaaggcaacTTACATTAGAGAGAGGAGTTATATGTACGTACAACCCAGGGCGGATTAATGAACAGGCCTTTAGGCTGCAGCCCAGGGCCCCAGAGTGATCAGGGGGCTCGTACTGGCTGCCtcatttttttaatcattattattttttaaagtgatCATTTATTGGTTGATTATTTGTTTGCAAGTTGGTGCTGAATGGGGAGAccaatttttaaatgtgtctttTTGGCTGCTCCTTTTATACCATCGTGTATTTTCTGGCATGCATATTCATAGTGTGttttctgtgtgaaatgtgaaAGTGTAAACTTGCCGGTGTGTTGTTTTTCTGATGTCATTGCTCTTGTTTGATACAGCGTCACATCTCTATGAGTTTGTAGAAATTATTTTATAGTTATTAATGCCTTTATAGTTCATTGTTGTATTGTTTTGGGGAGTGGGGGCAGAAGAGGGGGCTAAGGAGAgagtagcctaggggcctctgaaCTCGTTAATCCGCCGCCGCTGCCTACAACTTTTGCATTATCAGCACAAAGCTCTACTGGTTGAGCCACAAGAACTCAATGGACCCATTTTCTATCCAACCTATCAAGTCCAGGGTCACGATTAGTCGGCAGACTATCCCAGCACTggacatgaggcaggggacacccagcaTGGCATGGCAGTCCATTCCAAGGCACACAATGTGAGACAACAATAAAACACAACTGCTTGCACTGTGGAAGAAAAGAGATAAGGGGCGAATGAAAACCCACAGACCAGCAGGTGTGAGACCACATTTCTCACCCAGGCCATCATGCTAATGTAATCCAATGTACATATCCTTTCATTACAATGTATTTTTAGCTTTGAAATACCCCATTTTAGGTCATTTTatgtataaaatgaaatatacaaTGTCAATAAATGGGTACAGCCCTGGTACaattttgttccccaaggtgcaaacaacattaatgttcCCCcagtggtacaaaaatgttcctcatagtCTATTTCTGTACCTTTAAAAGGTACATTCACCTACAactagggtacaactggcagacgCTTGAGGATACAACCCCAGTGATatgtaattgtaccctcaaaggtataAATTAGTACTTTTTTCTTGATCAAAACTGAAATTCAGCAACACTAATTCAATAAGGATTTCGCTATTTAGGCATACCTGCATTATATACAATCAGAATCGCGGAGTAGTTGTGATATCAAGtgtgtagatttgggtatggacggTAGGGACATGTCCTTACCGATATTGTAGGAGTATTCTCTGTGTTCGGCGCCTTGTGATTTACGATGTATGTATAATGATTAGCTGACATAGAACGAAACGGGGTTTTTCCTTAATTGTGTTTACATGCTTCTAGAAAGAACCAGTTCTTGGTCACTTGCTCACGGGTTGCAAGACATTTCCGGGTTGAAAAATTTCTGTTCTTTAGAAACTTTACAGAAAGACAGTATACCAAACAGTTTAACTCATAAACCAAGCAATTCACATTATCAAAACAGCGGTACCAAATTTATTATTCAGGGGATTGAATCACTAACAATTAGAACTTGAATACAAgctattttaaattattttacttCATTCCCATTTACT from Paramormyrops kingsleyae isolate MSU_618 chromosome 9, PKINGS_0.4, whole genome shotgun sequence carries:
- the LOC111838384 gene encoding cathepsin S-like, which translates into the protein MWKILFIAALSGGAAALVSQDLDQEWETWKSKFNKSYPNKNEELKRREIWEKNLEMITQHNLEFSKGMHTYDLAMNDRGDLTTEEMSGCLLPFRKRRSV